From Microcystis aeruginosa NIES-2549, a single genomic window includes:
- a CDS encoding DUF1822 family protein produces the protein MSISTSTSDVNEPLNPLEDWIDDDELENDPEFQAWLAIADTTEEEDSTGQASSSVWVPWDAAAQKRANKLALAHPNPSFGELIRQNTLAAAVLTYYLEGHGIEVDAAAADHAQAVLQLLNPTADVVLPKLGKLEAILIPQDSGEELLDLSQISVEIDLNPATLAYILIELGEGGAWLTGVLLSSDLRQDFPEGGAVSLAMRKPISALWEAYRRWENCQQIMAQYIDKQGWSAEQRAEVITVLNWVWDYRQDYERPTLLKEFLEEKANENHENFKPLVSRPEGVREATPEPSSEGAVDWLDVAMDLLDELGKCI, from the coding sequence ATGTCTATCTCTACCTCAACCTCAGATGTCAATGAACCTCTCAACCCCCTAGAGGACTGGATTGACGATGACGAACTGGAAAACGATCCTGAGTTTCAGGCGTGGTTAGCGATCGCAGACACAACGGAGGAGGAGGACAGCACCGGACAAGCATCCTCTTCTGTTTGGGTTCCCTGGGACGCAGCGGCTCAAAAGCGAGCCAATAAACTGGCCCTGGCTCACCCTAATCCCAGCTTTGGGGAACTGATTCGTCAGAACACCTTAGCGGCGGCGGTGCTGACATATTATTTAGAAGGGCATGGGATAGAGGTAGATGCTGCGGCGGCTGACCACGCTCAAGCGGTGCTACAACTGCTCAATCCAACAGCAGATGTGGTACTACCCAAGCTAGGTAAACTGGAAGCTATATTGATTCCTCAAGACTCTGGTGAAGAACTGTTGGATTTAAGCCAAATTAGTGTCGAAATTGACCTAAATCCGGCAACTCTAGCCTATATTTTAATCGAGTTAGGGGAAGGGGGAGCTTGGTTAACTGGGGTTCTGTTGAGTTCGGACCTGCGTCAGGATTTCCCAGAAGGCGGCGCGGTGTCCTTGGCGATGAGGAAACCTATATCGGCGCTGTGGGAGGCTTACCGTCGGTGGGAAAACTGTCAGCAAATCATGGCGCAGTATATCGATAAACAAGGCTGGTCGGCGGAACAGCGAGCGGAGGTAATCACGGTGTTAAACTGGGTCTGGGACTATCGGCAGGACTATGAACGTCCGACGCTATTAAAGGAGTTTTTAGAAGAGAAGGCCAACGAGAATCATGAGAATTTTAAACCCTTAGTCTCGCGTCCAGAAGGGGTAAGGGAAGCAACGCCTGAGCCGTCTTCAGAGGGTGCGGTGGACTGGCTGGATGTGGCGATGGATTTGCTTGATGAATTGGGAAAATGTATTTAA
- a CDS encoding class I SAM-dependent methyltransferase, with product MAATILAPSKPDFSSIGTEQKSLFDRVINPQALYNRFGSSSQALTAQNEFSTSGRGEDYLESIRLFPDVRSEGTLDLLRLAHPQGSLEFDGDHIIADLLAGDGYIEETSKRHLSSAPLFINSDSSPFMVEKCRKKGMFAICQFAQDAFWLKNQSVDATIFAYGTHHIDRVFRSQAAKEGARILKSGGRWVLHDFEEDGPMARFFGEVVNEYGKTRHDYPHFTRQEMLNLAQDAGLSDIAIDYIADPFVVQASSKFAAKRLLCNYVIKMYGLSGLENELDFTFHLLEQYFSVNLTENLSGYEARLIRNALVCHGTKP from the coding sequence ATGGCAGCAACAATTCTAGCACCCTCGAAGCCGGATTTTTCCTCGATCGGAACTGAGCAAAAATCATTATTCGATCGGGTTATCAATCCCCAAGCCCTGTATAATCGTTTCGGATCTTCGTCTCAGGCATTGACCGCCCAGAATGAATTTAGTACTTCTGGACGGGGCGAAGATTATCTGGAAAGTATTCGGCTGTTTCCAGATGTTCGCTCTGAAGGAACCCTTGATTTATTGAGGCTGGCTCACCCCCAGGGTTCCCTCGAATTTGACGGTGACCATATTATCGCTGATCTTCTCGCTGGCGATGGCTATATCGAAGAAACGTCGAAAAGGCATCTGTCTTCGGCACCCCTTTTCATTAATTCTGATAGTTCTCCCTTCATGGTGGAGAAGTGTCGTAAGAAGGGGATGTTCGCCATTTGTCAATTCGCTCAAGACGCTTTTTGGCTGAAAAATCAGTCAGTCGATGCCACAATTTTCGCTTATGGCACGCACCACATTGATCGGGTCTTTCGGAGTCAAGCAGCGAAAGAAGGAGCGCGGATTTTAAAATCTGGTGGACGTTGGGTCCTCCATGATTTTGAGGAAGATGGCCCGATGGCTCGCTTTTTTGGCGAGGTAGTCAATGAATACGGCAAGACGCGCCACGATTATCCGCATTTTACCCGTCAGGAGATGCTTAATCTTGCTCAAGATGCAGGGCTTTCTGATATTGCGATCGACTACATTGCTGACCCTTTTGTGGTGCAGGCTTCCTCTAAATTTGCCGCCAAGCGTTTGCTTTGCAACTACGTTATCAAGATGTATGGACTGAGCGGTTTAGAGAATGAACTTGATTTCACTTTTCACCTGCTCGAACAGTATTTTAGCGTGAATTTGACTGAAAATCTGTCCGGCTATGAAGCTCGACTCATTCGCAACGCTTTAGTCTGTCACGGGACCAAACCTTAG
- a CDS encoding fatty acid desaturase, which produces MTDNLTFNQAPTVRDSLPSPNRSGVRKEMEALPKVLQPFLTWVVGVPATDETLPQPRPRRYLAKVCGLLLLGISLSCWALALQGWGYLWLIVGWSLTVSASRQLQVVIVHHCAHSNFTGDRLFDQYLGRWISALMLILSFDQYRIRHRKHHQDPLLDDDETVEALRLRAGIHPGLSREALWRRMIMGLFSPLFHGRFWIDRVRSSLFSSDRAHQLRSGLVVLAQLGLVGFGQWWLAYGVAWLFPVILLHQMSTLIRQCSEHLHPAPEADLKKGKRYYARATVGIFLGDPLPRADQPFGSKFWQWCVWWLRLGMIYVPIRLLILVGDTSCHDYHHRHPGVDQWLNAAIARQRDVDAHHPGWPVPYQEVYGLWRAIDLSFTSLSLMSVQE; this is translated from the coding sequence ATGACTGACAATCTGACTTTTAATCAAGCGCCAACTGTGCGCGATTCTTTGCCTTCGCCGAATCGGTCGGGAGTAAGGAAAGAAATGGAGGCTTTACCCAAAGTTCTTCAGCCATTTTTAACCTGGGTTGTCGGTGTCCCCGCTACCGATGAGACTCTACCTCAACCCAGACCGCGCCGCTATTTAGCCAAGGTTTGCGGTTTACTGTTGCTGGGGATTTCCCTCAGTTGTTGGGCTTTAGCCCTTCAAGGGTGGGGTTATCTATGGTTGATTGTCGGTTGGAGTCTCACTGTTTCCGCCTCTCGACAACTGCAAGTGGTCATCGTTCACCATTGCGCCCACTCTAATTTCACAGGCGATCGATTATTCGATCAATACCTTGGACGGTGGATTTCCGCCTTAATGTTGATTCTCAGCTTCGATCAATATCGAATCCGCCATCGTAAACATCATCAAGATCCCTTGCTTGATGATGATGAGACAGTGGAAGCGCTTCGTCTTCGGGCGGGAATCCATCCTGGTTTGAGTCGAGAAGCGCTATGGCGACGGATGATCATGGGTTTGTTTTCTCCCCTCTTTCATGGCCGTTTCTGGATTGATCGAGTACGCTCAAGCCTATTTTCGAGCGATCGCGCCCATCAACTACGCAGTGGGTTAGTGGTCTTGGCCCAGTTAGGTTTGGTCGGGTTCGGTCAATGGTGGCTCGCCTACGGGGTGGCTTGGCTGTTCCCTGTGATCCTGTTGCATCAGATGAGTACCTTAATCCGCCAATGTTCAGAACACCTTCACCCCGCGCCCGAAGCAGATTTGAAAAAGGGCAAGCGTTATTATGCCCGGGCAACGGTGGGGATATTTTTGGGAGATCCTCTACCCAGGGCGGATCAACCCTTTGGCTCTAAATTCTGGCAATGGTGCGTTTGGTGGTTGAGGTTAGGGATGATCTATGTTCCGATTCGCTTGCTGATTCTAGTGGGGGATACCAGTTGCCACGATTATCATCACCGTCACCCCGGTGTCGATCAGTGGCTCAATGCGGCGATCGCCCGACAACGGGATGTGGACGCGCATCATCCGGGCTGGCCAGTACCCTATCAAGAAGTATATGGGCTATGGCGGGCGATCGATCTGTCGTTTACAAGTTTGAGCCTAATGTCAGTGCAAGAGTAA